From Pungitius pungitius chromosome 9, fPunPun2.1, whole genome shotgun sequence, one genomic window encodes:
- the LOC119218150 gene encoding cytochrome P450 4V2, translated as MAVTLGSYSVSVLGISLLIAAVTYLTYRLLSDYLHKWFVMKPIPQPAGTYPFIGNAHQFKTNAGDFFRQIEDLTIEFSGEPLFKLWIGPVPFLILFHAETVEAILTNTVHMEKSYSYTFLHPWLGKGLLTSTGNKWRQRRKMLTPTFHFSILTDFLDVMNEQAAVLVEKLEKQAGKGEFDSFSHITLCALDIICETAMGKKIHAQSHSDSEYVKSVYKMSDIVSRRQRTPWFWPDFVYNCFGEGREHDRTLKILHSFTHKVIQEKAASVSAGDPDSDSEQGAKKRPAFLDMLLKTTYDDGSRMSHRDIQEEVDTFMFRGHDTTAASMNWAVHLLGSHPEAHSKVQQELQEVFGSSDRPVTMEDLKKLKYLECVIKEALRLFPSVPFFARNIGEDCHINGFKVPKGANAIIVTYAVHRDPRYFPEPDAFRPERFLPENSAGRPPYAYIPFSAGLRNCIGQRFALMEEKVVLAAILRNFNIEACQKREELRPVGELILRPENGIWIKLEKRKSQT; from the exons atggCAGTGACGCTCGGCAGCTACTCCGTGTCTGTGCTCGGGATAAGCCTGTTGATCGCGGCTGTCACCTACCTCACGTACCGGCTGCTCAGCGACTACCTGCACAAATGGTTTGTGATGAAGCCCATCCCGCAGCCGGCGGGGACGTATCCCTTCATCGGGAACGCGCATCAGTTCAAAACCAACGCAGGCG atTTCTTTCGGCAGATTGAGGATTTAACAATTGAGTTCAGTGGCGAGCCACTGTTTAAACTCTGGATCGGACCGGTGCCGTTTCTCATTCTGTTCCACGCGGAAACCGTTGAG GCAATTCTGACCAACACTGTCCACATGGAGAAATCCTATTCATACACCTTCCTCCACCCGTGGCTTGGAAAGGGCCTTCTTACAAG cACCGGGAACAAGTGGCGCCAGCGACGAAAGATGCTGACCCCCACCTTCCACTTCTCCATCCTGACGGACTTCCTGGACGTGATGAACGAGCAGGCGGCCGTCCTGGtggagaagctggagaagcAGGCGGGGAAGGGCGAATTCGACAGCTTCAGCCACATAACCCTGTGCGCGCTGGACATCATCTGTG AAACCGCAATGGGAAAGAAGATTCACGCCCAGAGCCACTCGGACTCGGAGTACGTCAAGAGCGTGTACAA aatGAGCGACATCGTGAGCCGCAGGCAGAGGACGCCGTGGTTTTGGCCCGACTTTGTGTACAACTGCTTCGGCGAGGGGCGGGAGCACGACCGCACGCTGAAGATCCTGCACTCCTTTACACACAAA GTGATACAAGAAAAAGCGGCGAGCGTCTCCGCCGGGGATCCGGACAGCGACTCGGAACAGGGCGCCAAGAAAAGGCCGGCCTTCCTGGACATGCTGCTGAAGACCACGTACGACGACGGCAGCAGGATGAGCCACCGGGACATCCAGGAGGAAGTGGACACCTTCATGTTTAGG GGACACGACACGACGGCGGCCTCCATGAACTGGGCCGTGCATCTGCTGGGCTCCCACCCCGAGGCGCACAGCAAAGTGCAGCAAGAGCTTCAGGAGGTGTTCG GCTCCTCCGACCGGCCCGTTACCATGGAGGACCTGAAAAAGCTCAAGTACCTGGAGTGTGTGATCAAGGAGGCGCTGAGGCTGTTTCCCTCTGTGCCTTTCTTTGCCCGCAACATCGGGGAAGACTGCCacatca ACGGCTTCAAGGTGCCCAAAGGCGCCAACGCCATCATCGTGACCTACGCCGTCCACCGGGACCCGCGCTACTTCCCCGAGCCCGACGCGTTCCGGCCCGAGCGCTTCCTGCCGGAGAATTCGGCGGGGCGGCCTCCGTACGCCTACATCCCCTTCTCCGCCGGGCTCCGCAACTGCATCG GTCAAAGGTTTGCGCTCATGGAGGAGAAGGTGGTCCTGGCGGCCATTCTGCGGAACTTTAACATCGAGGCGTGCCAGAAGCGGGAGGAGCTGCGGCCGGTGGGGGAGCTCATCCTGCGGCCGGAGAACGGCATCTGGATCA